In Candidatus Thermoplasmatota archaeon, the following proteins share a genomic window:
- the spt4 gene encoding transcription elongation factor subunit Spt4, whose translation MKNLSACKICHLLTNKDVCPNCSLPTSKRWQGYVIIRDPEHSQIAKKMNITKPGKYALKVR comes from the coding sequence GTGAAGAATCTAAGCGCATGTAAAATCTGTCATCTACTCACTAACAAGGATGTTTGTCCAAATTGTTCGCTTCCAACGTCTAAGAGGTGGCAGGGTTATGTTATTATTCGTGACCCTGAGCATTCTCAGATAGCCAAGAAGATGAATATTACGAAACCTGGTAAATATGCGTTAAAGGTAAGGTAG
- a CDS encoding DNA-directed RNA polymerase has translation MYAIVKVEDTIRIPPERFGEDIDTVVEEIVQKTFEGTMGKDYGLIVVTDNIETIGEGIVIHGDGALYQRVTFKALTFKPELQEILDGIVCEIVEFGAFCHIGPFDALIHMSQIMNDYVEVDSEGEMIVGKEKKQVLKTGDSVRARVVSVSLNELSARESKIGLTMRQPALGSHEWLKAGPAEKDKKKKEEPKKKDEKEKGKK, from the coding sequence ATGTATGCTATAGTGAAAGTTGAGGATACAATTCGTATTCCACCTGAAAGATTTGGGGAAGACATTGATACTGTTGTAGAAGAGATTGTGCAGAAAACCTTTGAGGGTACGATGGGAAAGGATTATGGTTTGATTGTTGTAACTGATAATATTGAAACAATTGGCGAGGGTATTGTTATACACGGTGATGGAGCATTGTATCAGCGGGTAACTTTTAAGGCTCTAACTTTTAAACCAGAGCTGCAAGAGATACTTGATGGCATTGTTTGTGAGATTGTAGAGTTTGGTGCATTCTGTCACATCGGTCCTTTTGATGCCCTTATTCATATGAGCCAGATAATGAATGATTATGTCGAGGTTGATTCAGAAGGCGAGATGATTGTTGGTAAAGAGAAAAAACAGGTTCTTAAAACAGGAGATTCTGTTAGGGCTCGTGTTGTCTCAGTGAGCCTGAATGAGTTGTCTGCTAGGGAAAGCAAGATTGGTTTAACTATGAGGCAGCCTGCTTTGGGTTCGCACGAGTGGTTGAAGGCTGGTCCTGCTGAGAAAGATAAAAAGAAAAAAGAAGAGCCTAAGAAAAAAGATGAAAAGGAGAAGGGTAAAAAGTGA